In the Lepisosteus oculatus isolate fLepOcu1 chromosome 6, fLepOcu1.hap2, whole genome shotgun sequence genome, one interval contains:
- the insig1 gene encoding insulin-induced gene 1 protein: MPRLEGHCWSCSCSTRVKSKYLSSASWLASKAGEMMTIISALLGHAYGSLHHLQAANLLRRGLVLFTVGVFLALVLNLLQVQRNVTLFPEEVLATLFSSAWWVPLCCGTAAAVVGLLYPCIDSHLGEPHKFKREWASVMRCIAVFVGINHASAKLDFANNVQLSLTLAALSLGLWWTFDRSRSGFGLGITIAFLATLITQFLVYNGVYQYTSPDFLYIRSWLPCIFFSGGVTVGNIGRQLAMGGAEKPHSD, encoded by the exons ATGCCAAGGCTGGAGGGACACTGCTGGAGCTGCTCCTGTTCGACGAGGGTCAAATCGAAGTACCTCTCCAGCGCGTCCTGGCTGGCGTCTAAAGCCGGCGAAATGATGACGATCATCTCGGCCCTGCTCGGCCACGCTTACGGCTCCCTGCACCACCTCCAGGCCGCCAACCTGCTCCGGCGGGGCCTGGTGCTCTTCACGGTGGGGGTGTTCCTGGCGCTGGTGCTCAACCTGCTGCAGGTCCAGCGGAACGTCACCCTGTTCCCGGAGGAGGTCCTCGCCACCCTCTTCTCCTCGGCCTGGTGGGTCCCGTTGTGCTGCGGCACGGCCGCGG CTGTGGTAGGACTGCTGTACCCCTGCATTGACAGCCATCTTGGGGAGCCCCACAAGTTTAAGAGGGAATGGGCCAGTGTCATGCGCTGCATCGCAGTGTTTGTTGGGATCAATCATGCCAGTGCT AAACTGGACTTTGCCAACAATGTTCAGCTGTCACTCACCCTAGCAGCCCTTTCACTGGGGCTGTGGTGGACATTTGACCGATCAAGAAGTGGCTTTGGACTGGGAATTACAATAGCTTTTCTTGCCACACTCATCACGCAGTTCCTCGTGTACAATGGCGTGTATCA GTACACGTCGCCAGACTTTCTGTATATCCGCTCCTGGCTGCCATGTATCTTCTTCTCAGGTGGAGTCACTGTTGGAAATATAGGGCGTCAGCTAGCAATG GGTGGTGCGGAGAAACCCCACAGTGATTAA